In one window of Candidatus Sulfuricurvum sp. RIFRC-1 DNA:
- a CDS encoding SurA N-terminal domain-containing protein — MKLSHTLAALVLSSSFMYAAPATLATVNGKAITTNDANTFVSKAMGGMSYDKLDAKMKRQVVEQLVNQELIKAQVAKSGIQNTAAFKAQYAAIKNDLAVDMWMKQQMAKISVTDKEAQTFYDANKDKMKQGDKIVPFEAAKKEITQFIKLEKFKALMNKTTDTLRKSSKVEIKL, encoded by the coding sequence ATGAAACTCTCCCATACACTTGCCGCACTTGTTTTAAGCTCTTCATTTATGTATGCCGCTCCCGCTACCCTCGCTACCGTAAACGGAAAAGCGATCACCACAAACGATGCTAACACGTTCGTTAGCAAAGCGATGGGTGGGATGAGTTATGACAAACTCGATGCCAAAATGAAGCGCCAAGTGGTTGAACAACTGGTTAACCAAGAGCTTATTAAAGCTCAAGTGGCTAAAAGCGGTATCCAAAACACTGCGGCCTTCAAAGCACAATACGCAGCGATCAAAAACGATTTAGCGGTCGATATGTGGATGAAACAGCAAATGGCTAAAATCAGCGTTACCGACAAAGAGGCGCAAACATTTTACGATGCGAACAAAGACAAAATGAAACAAGGGGATAAAATCGTCCCTTTCGAAGCCGCAAAAAAAGAGATTACCCAATTTATCAAATTGGAAAAGTTTAAAGCACTCATGAACAAAACAACCGATACGCTTCGTAAATCATCCAAAGTAGAAATTAAACTCTAA
- a CDS encoding cation transporter: MKKVFLSLVVLVAVSSADQLVKLNVSGMTCPSCAKNVKESLNDVLGVKESSVYLKEGKAEVKVSDGTKAETMCDAVKKAGYGCTVAK, from the coding sequence ATGAAAAAAGTTTTCCTCTCTTTAGTGGTATTGGTTGCGGTTTCGAGTGCCGATCAGCTGGTTAAACTCAATGTAAGCGGTATGACCTGTCCTTCGTGTGCAAAAAATGTAAAAGAGTCATTGAACGACGTGCTCGGAGTTAAAGAATCGAGCGTTTATCTCAAAGAGGGTAAAGCGGAAGTAAAAGTATCAGACGGCACCAAAGCCGAAACAATGTGTGATGCGGTTAAAAAAGCGGGTTATGGCTGTACGGTAGCAAAATAA
- the pstS gene encoding phosphate ABC transporter substrate-binding protein PstS — protein MFKKATQGLVIAAIAATSMIAADKINGAGATFPAPCYYDWAYNYQKATKTRVNYQSIGSGGGIKQITERVVQFGATDAPLTPKELAAAKLLQFPAVFGSLAVAHNLPGVADEKLKLKNSVVADIFAGKITMWNDPAIVADNAGIDLPAKKIIVAHRSDGSGTTHVFTDYLSNVSPMWKSKFGTGKAIGWATGVGGKGNEGVTNIIKQTPYSIGYIENAYKEKNNLSAATLQTASGKWVAARQANFQNAIKQASWSKKDHFYGSLVVEKGDSTYPIVAATYILMPRETADINQETIQFFDYSFRNGDKAAQKLGYIPLPVETTNLVREYWAENK, from the coding sequence ATGTTCAAAAAAGCAACACAAGGTTTGGTGATCGCAGCTATCGCGGCAACATCGATGATCGCGGCGGACAAAATCAACGGTGCGGGTGCAACGTTCCCGGCTCCATGTTATTATGACTGGGCATACAACTACCAAAAAGCGACAAAAACTCGTGTCAACTACCAATCAATCGGTTCAGGCGGCGGTATCAAACAAATCACTGAACGTGTTGTACAGTTTGGTGCAACGGATGCACCATTGACTCCAAAAGAGCTTGCAGCGGCGAAACTTTTACAGTTTCCAGCGGTTTTCGGATCACTTGCGGTAGCGCATAATCTTCCGGGTGTTGCAGATGAAAAACTAAAACTCAAAAACAGTGTTGTAGCGGATATCTTCGCGGGTAAAATCACAATGTGGAATGATCCTGCTATCGTTGCGGACAATGCGGGGATCGATCTTCCGGCGAAAAAAATCATCGTTGCACACCGCTCTGACGGATCAGGAACGACTCACGTATTTACCGATTATTTGAGCAACGTTTCTCCGATGTGGAAAAGCAAATTCGGAACCGGTAAAGCGATCGGCTGGGCAACCGGTGTCGGCGGAAAAGGGAATGAGGGTGTAACGAACATCATCAAACAAACACCATACTCTATCGGATACATCGAAAATGCGTATAAAGAGAAAAATAATCTCTCAGCGGCTACTTTGCAAACGGCTAGCGGTAAATGGGTTGCCGCTCGTCAAGCAAACTTCCAAAACGCGATTAAACAAGCATCATGGTCTAAAAAAGACCATTTCTATGGCTCACTTGTTGTGGAAAAAGGGGATTCTACCTATCCGATCGTAGCGGCAACGTATATCTTGATGCCACGTGAAACAGCTGATATCAACCAAGAAACAATCCAATTCTTTGACTACTCATTCCGTAACGGTGATAAAGCAGCTCAAAAATTGGGATATATCCCACTTCCGGTTGAAACAACAAACCTTGTCCGCGAATACTGGGCAGAGAATAAATAA
- the pstC gene encoding phosphate ABC transporter permease subunit PstC codes for MIDKIFLNMTRLSALLILFIVAWIFVVLFNQSTEAMQTFGLDFITKDEWAPNLDKFGAYAAIFGSVASTFLAMLLAIPVAIGVAIFLSEIAHDKIKGFFGVSVELLAAIPSVIYGMWGLFFFVPILRDIFGGMGIGLLAAGIVLAIMILPFMAAVTRDAMNTTPDILKESAYALGGTQWDVIKDVIIPYAKAGIIGSLILALGRAIGETMAVTFVMGNVHHTPSSIMDPTTSIPVTLANEFTEADSSLYFSSLFGLALTLLIMSFVVIAIAKFYFLRKVRKA; via the coding sequence ATGATTGATAAAATCTTCTTAAACATGACCCGACTCAGCGCTTTGTTGATCCTTTTCATCGTTGCGTGGATATTTGTGGTCCTTTTTAATCAGTCGACCGAAGCAATGCAGACGTTTGGACTCGATTTTATTACCAAAGACGAGTGGGCACCGAACCTCGATAAATTCGGTGCATACGCAGCGATTTTCGGCTCCGTCGCTTCCACTTTTTTGGCAATGCTTCTCGCAATTCCTGTCGCAATCGGTGTCGCAATTTTCCTGAGTGAAATTGCCCATGACAAAATCAAAGGGTTCTTCGGTGTCAGCGTTGAACTCCTTGCCGCGATCCCATCGGTCATCTACGGTATGTGGGGTCTGTTTTTCTTTGTCCCTATCTTGCGCGATATCTTCGGAGGAATGGGGATCGGTCTATTGGCAGCTGGGATCGTTTTAGCGATCATGATTCTTCCGTTTATGGCAGCCGTTACCCGTGATGCGATGAACACCACCCCCGATATCCTTAAAGAGTCCGCTTACGCGCTCGGCGGCACCCAATGGGATGTTATCAAAGACGTTATCATCCCTTACGCTAAGGCGGGGATTATCGGTTCACTCATTTTGGCACTCGGTCGTGCGATCGGTGAGACGATGGCGGTAACCTTTGTTATGGGGAATGTTCACCACACCCCAAGCTCCATCATGGATCCAACCACCTCGATTCCGGTTACCCTCGCAAATGAGTTTACCGAAGCCGATAGTTCACTTTATTTCTCCAGCCTCTTTGGATTGGCGCTCACATTGCTCATTATGAGCTTCGTTGTCATCGCTATCGCAAAGTTTTACTTTTTACGTAAAGTGAGAAAAGCCTAA
- the pstA gene encoding phosphate ABC transporter permease PstA, whose translation MTAVQKRIIINKLALGFSTLSAVIAIGFLFWILGILMMKGIDALNWNIFIYEGSPPGYEDSGLKHALVGQLILVGLATLIGVPLGIMAGTYLSEYGKNSKLAHTIRDISDIMMSAPSIVIGAFVYAVVVMPMGHFSAWAGAIALAIIMIPIILRTTDDMLQLVPGTLREAAFALGAPKYKVIMDVVYRGAKAGILTGVLLGVARVAGETAPLLFTSFNDNFFTTDLNEAMPSLTVTMFNYAISPYDDWQQLGWAAAFILSMFILGLNIIGRLILLAGKRK comes from the coding sequence ATGACTGCCGTTCAAAAACGTATAATCATCAATAAATTGGCACTTGGATTCTCCACCCTTAGTGCTGTCATTGCCATAGGATTTTTATTTTGGATTCTCGGAATCCTAATGATGAAAGGGATCGATGCGCTGAACTGGAATATCTTCATCTACGAAGGTTCACCTCCGGGATACGAAGATAGCGGTCTCAAACATGCCCTTGTCGGTCAGCTGATCCTTGTCGGTCTAGCTACCCTCATAGGAGTTCCTCTGGGGATTATGGCGGGTACATACTTGAGCGAATACGGTAAAAACTCTAAACTCGCCCATACGATCCGCGATATATCCGATATCATGATGTCGGCACCCTCTATCGTCATCGGTGCTTTCGTCTATGCGGTTGTCGTCATGCCGATGGGGCATTTTAGTGCTTGGGCGGGAGCTATCGCATTGGCGATCATTATGATCCCGATCATCTTGCGAACCACAGATGATATGCTTCAGCTCGTCCCCGGAACATTGCGCGAAGCGGCGTTCGCTCTGGGTGCTCCGAAATACAAAGTGATTATGGACGTCGTATACCGAGGTGCAAAAGCGGGGATTTTGACGGGGGTGCTCCTCGGGGTTGCCCGCGTAGCAGGGGAAACTGCACCCTTGCTCTTTACCTCGTTCAACGATAACTTTTTCACGACGGACCTGAACGAAGCGATGCCTTCACTGACGGTTACCATGTTTAACTATGCGATCAGTCCCTATGATGACTGGCAGCAGCTTGGATGGGCAGCCGCCTTTATCCTCTCGATGTTTATTTTGGGTCTGAATATCATCGGACGACTTATTTTATTAGCCGGAAAAAGGAAATAA
- a CDS encoding TonB family protein translates to MRATNPFLISVGIHLTLFALVIGALSVLHKTMPMPSEKIKLKILMQPDEATLSTPAIQPPQPSPKTLEPTPTPKATEPRVVTPLAPRVVTENKPIIPSVQHTIPAPVPIPVTKTPDVIPVATPKTPPPTPVKEEYKYPHKETVDSILSRKIKCTREMNRFSLRGTVILSFDLTQNGEAINIKIDESSGSERLDHAVEQQIKSIAPMFPKPDETVSFRKNEFEFKGCGN, encoded by the coding sequence GTGCGCGCAACTAACCCTTTTCTGATCTCGGTAGGTATTCACCTAACACTCTTTGCCCTGGTGATCGGAGCATTGAGCGTGCTCCATAAAACCATGCCGATGCCGAGCGAAAAGATTAAACTCAAAATTTTAATGCAACCGGATGAGGCGACCCTCTCGACTCCTGCTATTCAGCCGCCACAGCCTAGCCCTAAAACGCTCGAACCGACTCCGACACCCAAAGCGACAGAACCTCGCGTTGTAACACCGCTTGCACCACGTGTCGTCACAGAGAATAAACCGATCATCCCAAGCGTTCAACACACGATCCCTGCGCCGGTACCGATTCCTGTGACCAAAACTCCAGACGTGATACCCGTTGCCACGCCGAAAACTCCGCCGCCGACACCGGTAAAAGAAGAGTATAAATATCCCCACAAAGAAACCGTTGATTCGATACTGTCCCGCAAGATCAAATGTACCAGAGAGATGAATCGTTTTAGTCTAAGAGGGACAGTCATTCTCTCTTTTGATTTGACCCAAAATGGAGAAGCGATCAATATAAAAATTGATGAAAGTTCAGGGAGTGAGCGACTTGACCATGCAGTAGAACAACAAATCAAGTCCATCGCTCCTATGTTTCCAAAACCCGATGAGACGGTCTCATTTAGGAAAAATGAATTCGAATTCAAAGGATGCGGGAACTAG
- a CDS encoding argininosuccinate synthase domain-containing protein, with protein MKAIALFSGGLDSTIAAKLIIDQGIEVIACNINTGFGSTKDRLAHMKNMCEQVGAEFRSVDIRDEYIKEVLFSPKYGYGKNFNPCIDCHAKMFEVAKRLMEEWGASFLISGEVLGQRPMSQNRESLDKVLNLSNCGGLLLRPMSAKSLELTIPEINGWVDREKLENISGRNRERQMELAQQFGLKDYEAPGGGCLLTDEKFSNKIRDFIAHDTFSVEDIPTLKYGRQLRLSEGAKLIIGRNAEDNEILERIENSKYLHITTELFGPHSLISRNASDNDRVLAAKLVLAYCKQDFEGEQTLMFGETGVTTVSDMSRNDAQKYFI; from the coding sequence ATGAAAGCTATCGCATTATTTAGCGGCGGTCTCGACTCAACTATCGCGGCGAAACTCATTATCGATCAGGGGATTGAAGTAATCGCCTGCAACATCAATACCGGTTTCGGTTCCACCAAAGACCGACTTGCTCACATGAAAAATATGTGCGAACAAGTAGGAGCTGAATTTCGAAGCGTCGATATCCGCGATGAGTATATCAAAGAGGTCCTCTTTTCCCCCAAATACGGCTACGGAAAAAACTTCAATCCCTGCATCGACTGCCATGCTAAAATGTTTGAGGTGGCCAAACGTCTCATGGAAGAGTGGGGAGCGAGCTTTCTGATCAGCGGTGAAGTTCTGGGGCAACGCCCAATGAGCCAAAATCGTGAATCGCTCGATAAAGTGCTCAATCTCAGTAACTGCGGCGGGTTGCTTTTACGTCCCATGAGTGCCAAATCACTTGAGCTGACAATTCCCGAAATCAACGGTTGGGTAGATCGTGAAAAACTCGAAAACATCAGCGGACGCAATCGTGAACGTCAAATGGAACTTGCTCAGCAGTTCGGGCTTAAAGATTACGAGGCACCGGGAGGAGGATGTCTCCTCACCGATGAGAAGTTCTCCAATAAAATTCGTGATTTTATCGCCCATGATACCTTTAGTGTTGAAGATATCCCGACACTCAAATACGGTCGCCAGCTCCGTCTTAGCGAGGGGGCAAAACTCATCATCGGACGTAATGCCGAGGATAATGAGATACTGGAGAGAATTGAGAATTCCAAATACCTTCATATCACAACCGAACTCTTCGGGCCTCACTCACTTATCTCACGCAATGCAAGTGATAACGACCGTGTGTTAGCGGCAAAACTGGTGTTAGCGTATTGTAAACAGGATTTTGAAGGGGAACAAACATTAATGTTTGGGGAGACAGGAGTAACCACCGTTAGCGACATGAGTCGCAATGATGCTCAAAAATACTTTATCTGA
- a CDS encoding PhoU domain-containing protein — protein MLPRYENKLNEIRSMISLMLSQIIQSSEETLKAFETDNAELYEISRSYIKNLQSDANKIDNEIIKTFALFGPEADELRLLVAYLKMTNEIDRIGDGLKKYSKRLHDHCMGGCDMSVLTNAIVQLHKTTINALQYITECLNDIGTCDADDVYRKVMVEESKNDDLFSIMEKELLTLIIDANELAVEYVRVLGTLRKLERIGDRTVNIASLMVFAQKGGELNLHN, from the coding sequence ATGCTACCACGCTATGAAAACAAACTCAACGAAATCCGCAGCATGATTTCGCTTATGCTCTCTCAGATCATCCAATCGAGCGAAGAGACGCTTAAGGCATTTGAAACCGATAATGCCGAACTGTATGAAATCTCACGCTCGTATATTAAAAATCTCCAGAGCGATGCTAACAAAATCGATAACGAAATCATCAAAACATTTGCCCTCTTCGGACCTGAAGCCGATGAATTGCGCTTGCTCGTTGCCTATCTTAAAATGACCAATGAAATCGATCGTATCGGTGACGGTCTCAAAAAATACAGCAAGCGTCTCCACGATCACTGCATGGGCGGGTGCGACATGTCTGTTTTAACCAATGCTATCGTTCAGTTGCACAAAACGACGATCAATGCGTTACAATACATTACTGAATGTTTGAATGATATTGGAACATGTGATGCGGACGATGTGTACCGTAAAGTCATGGTGGAAGAGTCGAAAAATGACGATCTTTTCTCGATTATGGAAAAAGAGCTTTTGACACTTATCATTGACGCGAACGAGCTTGCCGTTGAATATGTCAGAGTATTAGGGACCTTGCGCAAGTTAGAGCGTATCGGTGATCGTACGGTCAATATTGCCTCATTAATGGTCTTTGCACAAAAAGGCGGAGAACTAAATCTGCACAATTAG
- a CDS encoding sulfite exporter TauE/SafE family protein, whose protein sequence is MYSIEWWLIVSIAFAGSFGHCVGMCGGFIVAYSSTKIDASMGKGAQLIRHSAYNIGRVSSYVILGMIFGGIGALVSLSMEMHGVLFIFAGIIMIITALGMFGLSRVIHLLERGFSSNPLFKSLFSRLIKSKTIGSFFALGVMNGFFPCGFVFFFAAKAAASASIIDGGLIMAAFGLATVPTLLALGQSVSFFKEIAFRQTMNRIAALAILIYGLYSMYYGFAYFFDLPI, encoded by the coding sequence ATGTATTCAATCGAATGGTGGTTGATCGTTTCCATCGCGTTCGCAGGAAGTTTTGGTCACTGTGTCGGGATGTGCGGAGGGTTTATTGTCGCCTACAGCTCGACCAAAATCGATGCTTCTATGGGTAAAGGCGCGCAACTCATCCGCCACAGTGCCTACAACATCGGACGTGTCAGTTCGTATGTTATTTTAGGGATGATTTTCGGCGGTATCGGTGCACTGGTGAGCCTAAGCATGGAGATGCACGGAGTATTGTTTATCTTTGCCGGCATCATTATGATTATCACGGCGCTGGGAATGTTCGGACTGTCCAGAGTGATTCATCTTCTGGAGAGGGGGTTTTCAAGCAACCCTTTGTTCAAATCCCTCTTTTCCCGCCTTATCAAAAGCAAAACCATCGGAAGTTTTTTCGCCCTTGGGGTTATGAACGGCTTTTTTCCCTGCGGATTTGTCTTTTTCTTCGCCGCCAAAGCGGCGGCATCTGCGTCGATTATCGACGGAGGCTTGATCATGGCGGCATTCGGTCTCGCTACCGTTCCGACTCTCCTCGCACTGGGTCAATCGGTCAGTTTTTTTAAAGAGATCGCATTTCGTCAAACGATGAACCGGATCGCCGCATTGGCGATCCTCATTTATGGCCTTTACAGTATGTATTACGGGTTCGCATACTTCTTCGACTTGCCGATTTGA
- a CDS encoding HD domain-containing protein, which translates to MIPISPPLMQLVEHLSSKGIKPIIVGGFVRDHFSGHPTHDLDIELYGVTSLDSLETLLKPFGKLGVYGKSFGVLKLTYAGYSIDFSPPRTESKSGFGHKGFETTWFSDLDFATAARRRDFTINAIGYDPITQTLLDPYRGVEDLKYKQLRCVDPQTFVDDPLRILRAVQFAARFELTCDKQLLALCQKMITEGALQELPKERIFEEFKKLLLRSNRPSIGMTLLKEMGGLPFFSLLDRFESTPQETSSHPEGSVWNHTLMALDTMASMRLGEWRSDLILMLAMLLHDIGKPDTTITVEGVLNAPKHAEIGVDIARHWLEKITEDKTLIEAILPLIRYHGWPRKLYRCKANDTDILHLSTHVCIDDLIKIAKADFFGRSFNGTIPKTFEAGEWLYERSSALGVLHSAPPPLVLGRDLIALGLAPSEAFKTILESAYEAQLSQLFFTREEAISWTKVHLVTML; encoded by the coding sequence ATGATCCCGATATCTCCCCCCTTGATGCAGTTGGTAGAGCATCTCTCATCCAAGGGGATCAAACCTATTATTGTCGGAGGATTTGTCCGCGATCATTTTAGTGGACACCCCACGCATGATCTGGATATCGAGCTCTACGGTGTCACCTCCCTCGATTCACTCGAAACACTCCTCAAACCGTTTGGAAAGCTCGGGGTTTACGGTAAAAGCTTCGGTGTTCTTAAGCTCACCTATGCGGGATATTCGATCGATTTTTCACCGCCGCGTACCGAATCCAAATCAGGATTTGGTCACAAAGGGTTTGAGACGACATGGTTTAGTGATCTTGATTTTGCCACTGCCGCTCGCCGTCGTGACTTTACCATCAATGCCATCGGTTACGACCCCATCACCCAAACATTACTCGACCCTTATCGCGGGGTTGAGGATTTAAAGTACAAACAGCTCCGATGTGTCGATCCTCAAACCTTTGTAGATGACCCTCTGCGAATATTACGCGCCGTTCAGTTTGCTGCCCGCTTTGAACTCACATGTGACAAACAACTGTTAGCCCTATGTCAGAAGATGATCACCGAAGGCGCTCTCCAAGAACTCCCCAAAGAGCGGATTTTTGAAGAGTTCAAAAAGCTCCTTCTACGGAGTAACCGCCCCTCTATCGGAATGACGTTATTAAAAGAGATGGGGGGACTCCCGTTTTTCTCTCTATTGGATCGTTTTGAATCTACCCCTCAAGAGACCTCTTCGCATCCTGAGGGTTCCGTTTGGAACCATACGCTGATGGCACTCGATACGATGGCTTCAATGCGTCTGGGAGAATGGCGGAGTGACCTTATATTGATGTTAGCGATGTTATTGCACGATATTGGCAAACCCGATACCACCATTACCGTCGAGGGGGTTTTAAACGCTCCAAAACACGCTGAAATCGGTGTCGATATCGCTCGTCATTGGTTGGAAAAAATTACGGAAGACAAAACCCTGATTGAAGCTATTTTACCTTTGATTCGCTACCACGGTTGGCCTCGTAAACTCTATCGATGTAAGGCCAACGACACCGATATACTCCATCTCAGTACCCATGTTTGCATCGATGACTTGATAAAAATTGCCAAAGCCGATTTTTTCGGACGCTCGTTTAACGGTACAATACCCAAAACATTTGAAGCGGGAGAATGGCTTTATGAACGTTCATCCGCTCTGGGAGTTTTACACTCCGCCCCCCCTCCTTTAGTTTTAGGGCGAGATCTTATCGCTCTGGGGTTAGCTCCCTCGGAAGCATTTAAAACGATTTTAGAATCCGCCTACGAGGCACAATTGAGTCAACTCTTTTTCACTCGGGAAGAGGCTATTTCATGGACAAAAGTCCACTTGGTAACAATGTTGTAA
- a CDS encoding response regulator transcription factor produces the protein METLILIVEDEQDILELMEYHLGKEGYETIGFLNTKHVVNVLEEEKVDLILMDRNLPGAEGSEFVESLRKRGIQTPVIFVSAKHKDEEIEQGFERGGDDYITKPFSMKELILRVKAILRRTKKLSAEGNLTYRDISLNLAARTVAINATPVELTKLEFDLLHALIVNENVVLERDYLLEHVWGGDEVYQDRTVNVAINRLKEKIDPDKTKEYIKTVRGVGYTLC, from the coding sequence GTGGAAACGCTGATACTGATTGTCGAAGATGAACAGGATATTTTGGAACTGATGGAGTATCACTTAGGAAAAGAGGGGTACGAGACCATCGGATTTCTCAATACTAAACACGTCGTCAATGTCCTCGAAGAAGAGAAAGTCGATCTCATCCTCATGGATCGTAATCTCCCCGGTGCCGAGGGGAGCGAGTTTGTCGAATCACTTCGCAAACGGGGTATCCAAACTCCCGTCATTTTCGTCAGTGCAAAGCACAAAGACGAAGAGATAGAGCAGGGATTTGAGCGGGGCGGGGATGATTACATCACCAAACCTTTCAGTATGAAAGAGCTGATTTTACGGGTCAAAGCGATTTTGCGCCGTACGAAAAAACTCTCTGCCGAGGGGAATCTCACCTACCGTGACATCTCTCTCAACCTCGCAGCTCGTACCGTAGCTATCAACGCAACCCCTGTTGAACTCACCAAACTCGAATTTGATCTCCTCCATGCTCTGATCGTGAATGAAAACGTCGTACTTGAGCGCGATTACCTCTTAGAACACGTCTGGGGCGGGGATGAAGTATACCAAGATCGTACCGTCAACGTCGCGATCAATCGCCTCAAAGAAAAAATCGATCCAGACAAAACAAAAGAATACATAAAAACCGTACGGGGAGTTGGTTACACACTGTGCTAA
- a CDS encoding HAMP domain-containing sensor histidine kinase: MLRIHQLFFLNVLGLFLAALFVASLISYFTLKSMIIHDGEERLIENINLLEPLLTTTQDFDRFVAQAAGRTFLRVTVIDESGEVIAESDADKETMENHAGRVEVMHAMTEPYGVAVRYSNTIKTDFIYVAHKINTPDKTFYIRLAMSLEGVMDHFYALWIQLVGAFGALIILALIIAYKISKKARFDILQITNYLDQISAKNYRAVLKPEYFREFLQISIMLKNLVKKLNNRDKQKRKHTAKLRLINKQQNDILSAISHEFKNPIAAIMGYAETLHDDLSLDPKIREKFLDKILSNTHRVTLMLDRLALSVKLENNDLSIKPTLFELSDVCLDSISILQAKYSDRSIRYVGISKTVFADKTMIELILTNLIDNALKYSEEEVTVTLTDTTVSISDKGIGIASSELDKITSKFYRVQKNRWDNSMGLGLSIVSYILKLHDSELRIESTQGVGSTFSFSLANLIQQKKITKK, encoded by the coding sequence GTGCTAAGAATTCATCAGCTCTTTTTCCTCAATGTTTTAGGTCTCTTTCTTGCCGCACTTTTTGTTGCCTCGCTGATTAGCTACTTTACCCTCAAATCGATGATTATTCACGACGGAGAAGAACGGCTGATCGAAAATATCAATCTCCTCGAACCACTGCTCACAACAACTCAAGACTTTGACCGTTTTGTCGCACAGGCAGCGGGAAGAACCTTTCTCCGTGTTACCGTAATCGATGAATCAGGAGAGGTCATCGCTGAAAGCGATGCCGATAAAGAGACGATGGAAAACCACGCGGGTCGCGTCGAAGTGATGCATGCAATGACTGAACCTTATGGGGTAGCAGTTCGCTATTCAAACACCATTAAAACCGATTTTATCTACGTTGCCCATAAAATCAATACTCCCGATAAAACATTTTATATCCGTCTGGCTATGAGTTTAGAGGGGGTAATGGACCATTTTTATGCGCTTTGGATTCAACTCGTGGGGGCATTTGGCGCTTTAATCATCCTTGCCCTCATTATCGCCTATAAAATCTCCAAAAAAGCGCGCTTTGATATTCTGCAAATTACCAATTATCTCGATCAGATATCGGCTAAAAACTATCGTGCAGTTCTGAAGCCCGAATATTTTAGAGAGTTCCTGCAAATTTCCATCATGCTCAAAAACTTGGTTAAAAAGCTCAATAACCGAGACAAACAAAAGCGCAAACACACCGCCAAACTTCGTCTCATCAACAAACAGCAAAACGATATCCTCTCCGCCATCAGCCATGAGTTTAAAAACCCGATCGCCGCGATTATGGGCTACGCCGAAACCCTCCATGATGATCTCTCGCTCGATCCGAAAATTCGAGAGAAGTTTTTGGACAAAATCCTCTCCAATACCCATCGTGTAACTCTGATGTTAGACCGTCTCGCCCTCTCGGTGAAATTGGAAAACAACGATCTCTCCATTAAACCTACCTTGTTTGAACTTTCCGATGTTTGCTTGGACTCCATTTCAATTTTACAGGCCAAATATTCCGATCGATCCATCCGTTATGTCGGGATATCCAAAACCGTATTTGCCGATAAAACGATGATAGAGCTGATCCTTACTAATTTGATCGACAACGCTTTGAAATACTCCGAGGAAGAGGTTACCGTTACCCTTACCGATACAACAGTCAGTATCAGCGATAAGGGGATCGGTATCGCTTCATCCGAACTGGACAAAATTACCTCTAAATTTTACCGCGTCCAAAAAAATCGCTGGGATAATTCCATGGGATTAGGACTCTCCATCGTCAGCTATATCCTCAAACTGCATGATTCTGAACTGCGTATCGAAAGTACGCAAGGGGTCGGTTCAACCTTTAGTTTTTCTCTCGCCAATCTGATCCAACAAAAGAAAATAACCAAAAAATGA